One Methanolobus sp. WCC4 DNA segment encodes these proteins:
- a CDS encoding phosphoadenosine phosphosulfate reductase family protein, with protein MSRMAGKGHAPKKSVQRYASNEKDYIFWCEECNVPLLEKDCNTCGREGKRIDLSQPADVRFCSPYERSVLYDLLTGTFGCDPLGERIVLLNKIPGDDKTDEVIVDGLLFGTLRFDIQNMDYVFEPSVDGANILLGHTVHKTLILKRNSRHLNGKKVNYDLVESISSDILEGDVILVRSGNLTGFGISYCDAKDASSVEGPVLRVRRTDSRHASLNRKVPAMDDVIAANLPYIRTMGKNAINTIKGIANQKEYKKLPVNVSFSGGKDSLVVLDLTLSALKNREVRAFFLNTGIEFPETVEFARKYCRDNGVELIEKKAVSDFWDNVDTFGPPAKDFRWCCKICKLAPANTAIEECLEKAPTCITVDGKRRYESFSRANISTSEKNPFVPGQLNIFPIKDWKAIEVWLYIYWRELEYNPLYDMGFERVGCYLCPAALSAEYQRLRVLHPELYERWESFLLQWAEENGLSEEFIRHGLWRWKELPPKMLKLSEEIGIRTSAKAGTSSFSINITSGISPCKAGGYSIEASIHGFSMKRTMGVMNIIGKMVLSEELGLLMVRSDTSTVKIFSSGSLVVNSEGKESADQLFNDVSRQLLKAHRCTGCGICIKACPVNAIDVRDGYVHVSDSCIGCGKCDDACVVLKYKDKLA; from the coding sequence ATGAGCAGGATGGCCGGGAAAGGTCACGCTCCAAAAAAGTCTGTTCAACGGTATGCCAGCAACGAGAAGGACTATATCTTCTGGTGTGAGGAATGTAATGTACCTCTTCTTGAAAAAGACTGCAATACCTGCGGCAGGGAGGGCAAAAGGATCGACCTGTCGCAACCGGCTGATGTAAGGTTCTGTTCGCCTTACGAGAGAAGTGTCCTCTATGACCTTCTGACAGGCACATTTGGCTGCGACCCGTTAGGTGAAAGGATAGTTCTCCTTAACAAGATCCCGGGTGATGATAAGACCGATGAGGTGATAGTTGATGGTCTTCTCTTTGGAACCCTTCGTTTTGATATTCAAAATATGGACTATGTTTTTGAACCTTCTGTAGATGGTGCAAATATCCTTCTTGGACACACCGTTCATAAAACCCTTATTCTGAAAAGGAATTCCAGGCATCTCAATGGTAAAAAGGTGAACTACGACCTTGTGGAGTCTATTTCCTCCGATATTCTGGAAGGGGATGTGATCCTTGTAAGGTCCGGTAATCTCACAGGCTTCGGGATATCTTATTGCGATGCGAAGGATGCATCCTCTGTGGAAGGTCCGGTGCTGAGGGTCAGAAGGACCGATTCCCGGCATGCTTCACTTAACCGGAAGGTTCCTGCTATGGATGATGTGATAGCTGCCAATCTGCCATACATACGTACCATGGGGAAGAATGCTATCAACACGATAAAAGGGATAGCTAACCAGAAGGAGTACAAAAAGCTCCCTGTAAACGTATCGTTCAGTGGCGGGAAGGACAGTCTTGTGGTGCTTGACCTTACCCTCAGTGCTCTTAAGAACAGGGAGGTCAGGGCATTCTTCCTCAATACAGGTATCGAATTCCCGGAAACAGTGGAATTTGCCCGTAAATACTGCAGGGATAATGGCGTTGAACTTATCGAGAAAAAGGCGGTCTCGGATTTCTGGGACAATGTGGACACATTCGGTCCCCCGGCGAAGGATTTCCGCTGGTGCTGCAAGATATGCAAGCTTGCACCTGCAAATACTGCAATAGAGGAGTGTCTTGAAAAAGCTCCTACGTGCATAACAGTTGACGGCAAAAGGCGATATGAATCATTCTCAAGGGCGAACATATCCACAAGTGAGAAGAACCCATTCGTTCCGGGGCAGCTCAATATATTCCCTATCAAGGACTGGAAAGCAATAGAGGTCTGGCTGTATATCTACTGGAGAGAACTGGAGTACAATCCTCTCTATGATATGGGATTTGAAAGGGTTGGTTGCTATCTGTGTCCTGCTGCCCTTTCAGCGGAATACCAGAGGCTCAGGGTCCTGCATCCTGAACTGTACGAAAGATGGGAATCGTTCCTTTTACAATGGGCAGAAGAGAACGGTCTTTCAGAGGAGTTCATCAGACATGGTCTGTGGAGGTGGAAAGAGCTTCCTCCAAAGATGCTGAAGCTAAGTGAGGAAATAGGGATCCGTACTTCTGCAAAGGCCGGTACTTCATCGTTCAGTATCAATATCACATCAGGTATATCTCCCTGCAAGGCAGGAGGTTACAGCATCGAGGCCTCGATACACGGATTCTCAATGAAGAGGACCATGGGTGTGATGAACATCATCGGAAAGATGGTCCTCTCAGAGGAACTTGGTCTTCTGATGGTGAGGTCGGATACATCCACGGTCAAGATATTCTCATCAGGCAGTCTTGTTGTGAATTCTGAAGGCAAAGAGTCTGCTGATCAGCTGTTCAATGATGTCTCCCGGCAGTTGTTGAAGGCACATCGGTGTACTGGTTGTGGTATATGTATCAAGGCCTGTCCTGTCAATGCAATTGATGTAAGGGATGGCTATGTGCATGTCAGCGACAGCTGTATAGGTTGCGGAAAATGCGATGATGCCTGTGTGGTCCTGAAATATAAGGACAAGCTGGCATGA